The window GCGCCGGCTCAGAAAACGCCCGAGATGACCAGGATCCAATGAGACGGACAGGAACCGACGTCGAGTGCATTCGCAGATCGTGTTTCCACTGGATGTGCAGTGCATTGGGGCTCGacaaaggaagaggaaaatgaACCAATTGGGAGCGGGTTGTCTGTACCTGTTGGGTGAGACGTGAGACGTGCAGAGGATGAAGGCAGAAAGGgtctggaaaaaaaaaaggtcgcGTAAGTGGACTGCGCTGAGGTTTTGTTTTAAGGCGCGGGAGCTCGGTAGGGGAAAAGTGGGGGAGGCACGTCACGGACCACCCGCTGGCAATTGGCAGGAAAGatgcgaggcgaggcgaggcgaagggggaaaaaatgcCCAGGGGAGGGCCGAAAACTTggctttttgggggggattGAACTGGCGCTCTGACCTTTTTTGTCCTGTTGCTTAGCGAAAAGgttggaagagaaaagacggGGTAGCCTGGATTGTCGATGGGCGATTGACGATTGGCGAGACACGCAGCACTGCTCtggagagacgagacgaACCAAGGCACGGAGGACGAGAGGgttggaggagaagaaagaaaagaagaaaaagagaagagacagGATAAAAAGAATTGGCGGGCGCGAAGCCAGAAAAAGGATTCGCGCCTGGTACGGCATGTCATGAGCTGGAGCCCATCGACGGCGAAGGGGAGGTACTCGCTACACCGCGGCCGGCTCGCGCGAAAAAGCTTGTAGTCGTTGATCGGAACACGGCATGCGCCTGACCCTGGCCGCCTTAGCGCCCATCCTCGGCCGGTACGTGCGGCGACTCTTGTCGAGAGTGTGCCgccaagttttttttttttttttttcttcacttttttttttctgactTTCGCTCCTAAGGTAGGTACAAAGTCCTCTCGATTCGCACTAGCACCGCTCCGTTACCTCTCCGGGCTAGGCCAGCTTGCTCCCATTATTCGCTCTCCCAGCCTCTTTTGCACAGGTTACCCGGGCGCCCCATGTGGGGAAATCATGACGGCGCCATACCAGgtggatttttttcttttgcctgCGCGAATTTTGCCAATCGCGCCGGCCGACTTGGTCCCTGCCCtgttaaagaaaaaaaaaaa is drawn from Trichoderma asperellum chromosome 4, complete sequence and contains these coding sequences:
- a CDS encoding uncharacterized protein (TransMembrane:1 (n16-27c38/39o135-155i)~EggNog:ENOG41) yields the protein MPYQARILFLASRPPILFILSLLFFFFSFFSSNPLVLRALVRLVSPEQCCVSRQSSIAHRQSRLPRLFSSNLFAKQQDKKDPFCLHPLHVSRLTQQTKQTLPSDTMAAIDKQLIAARDVASQLMKRKNFAAREPGVIVVFCIVFIVGVGLFGLLVHKWIQRRKAATKSQI